A single Anopheles funestus chromosome 2RL, idAnoFuneDA-416_04, whole genome shotgun sequence DNA region contains:
- the LOC125764376 gene encoding 28S ribosomal protein S33, mitochondrial, with translation MSKYKELTKLTTTYARRMNYLSNRIFGEVARPTNSQSMKVVKMFSEEPIHQRDYVVNWYPRHVETHLLAMKLREYGLFRDEHQDFKEEMKRLRALRGKAPPKKGEGKRAKK, from the coding sequence ATGTCTAAATACAAAGAACTTACCAAACTTACGACGACGTACGCGCGCCGGATGAACTACCTGTCGAATCGGATCTTTGGTGAAGTGGCACGTCCAACGAATTCACAATCCATGAAGGTAGTCAAGATGTTCAGCGAAGAACCGATCCATCAGCGGGACTACGTCGTGAATTGGTATCCTCGGCACGTTGAAACACACCTGCTAGCAATGAAGCTTCGCGAGTACGGTCTATTCCGGGACGAACATCAGGATTTCAAGGAAGAAATGAAACGATTACGGGCGCTGCGCGGAAAAGCACCGCCGAAAAAGGGCGAAGGAAAACGTGCGAAGAAATAA
- the LOC125764333 gene encoding cleavage stimulation factor subunit 1 — MKDQETPENKNMLKCREQLYRMMISQLFYDGHHAVAVELTNLVRADPPCPPSDRLMNIFKQANQIEQSKESNLFDDLPCGLDLEFETEGSTLAPEPASYETAYVTSHKQACRAGCFSGDGQLVATGSMDASIKILDVDRMLAKSAPEDMEPGREQHAHPVIRTLYDHTDEVTYLEFHPKDQVLASASRDNTVKLFDISKASVKKAHKVLSDCVPVRCIAFHPTGDYMAVGTEHNVLRVYDIHTSQCFVSAIPSQQHNSGITCVRYATTAKVFATGSLDGSIKLWDGISGRCINTFAQAHDGAEICSVVFTKNGKYLLSSGQDSLVKLWELSTSRCLIAYTGAGTTGKQEHQTQAIFNHTEDYVLFPDEATTSLCAWNSRNASRCHLMSLGHNGAVRHIVHSPTQSAFLTCSDDYRARFWVRRTTAH; from the exons ATGAAAGACCAGGAAACTCCAGAAAATAAGAATATGCTGAAGTGTCGCGAACAACTGTATCGAATGATGATAAG TCAACTTTTTTACGACGGGCATCATGCTGTTGCGGTTGAGCTGACCAATTTGGTACGGGCTGATCCTCCCTGTCCGCCAAGTGATCGGCTGATGAACATTTTCAAACAGGCCAACCAAATCGAACAGTCGAAGGAAAGCAATCTGTTCGATGATCTACCCTGCGGGCTGGATCTGGAATTCGAAACGGAAGGTTCTACACTGGCACCGGAACCGGCATCCTATGAGACGGCTTATGTAACGTCCCACAAGCAAGCATGCCGAGCGGGTTGTTTCAGCGGTGACGGTCAACTCGTGGCTACCGGCAGCATGGATGCCAGTATAAAAATACTCGACGTTGATCGTATGCTTGCCAAGTCCGCACCGGAAGACATGGAACCGGGTCGTGAACAGCATGCACACCCTGTCATTCGAACGCTGTATGATCACACGGACGAAGTGACGTATCTGGAGTTTCATCCGAAGGATCAAGTTCTTGCATCCGCATCGCGCGATAACACCGTAAAGTTGTTCGATATCTCAAAAGCATCCGTTAAAAAGGCGCACAAGGTGCTGAGCGACTGTGTGCCGGTTCGATGCATAGCGTTTCATCCGACGGGCGATTACATGGCCGTTGGAACGGAGCACAACGTTTTGCGAGTGTACGATATACACACATCGCAGTGTTTCGTGAGTGCAATCCCATCCCAACAGCACAACAGTGGAATAACGTGCGTCCGTTACGCGACCACGGCAAAAGTGTTTGCAACTGGCAGTTTGGACGGTTCGATAAAGCTTTGGGACGGCATCAGTGGCCGCTGTATCAATACGTTTGCGCAGGCCCACGATGGAGCGGAAATTTGTTCGGTTGTGTTTacgaaaaatggcaaatatcTGCTATCATCTGGACAGGATTCGTTGGTGAAACTGTGGGAACTAAGCACAAGCCGGTGTTTGATTGCATACACTGGAGCCGGAACAACTGGTAAGCAGGAACACCAAACGCAAGCCATCTTCAATCACACCGAAGACTATGTTCTGTTTCCGGACGAGGCAACCACTTCGCTATGTGCGTGGAACTCGCGCAATGCATCCCGTTGCCATCTAATGTCCCTGGGGCACAATGGTGCAGTACGTCACATTGTTCATTCACCAACGCAGTCCGCTTTTCTCACCTGTTCGGATGATTATCGTGCACGCTTTTGGGTTCGACGTACAACCGCTCATTAA
- the LOC125764309 gene encoding protein TAPT1 homolog, whose protein sequence is MFRKDDIFATPQERQRKKLRFQGDLAAQFNRDSVASGLNGTSGNNRIEEVSSDDDTKRLLNGETAPERPERGSLYDFVRIELTRGYVLEHDEERYSARREKIYSFLKIPREVESFMRYGVLQCADSFLYIYTFLPIRYLLALWALITRPIARCLGFRRPSQRLLAPAEICDLLKGTIWIICSYTLLYIDTNMLYHLIKSQSIIKLYIFYNMLEVSDRLLSAFGQDTIDSLFWTATEPKHSKRQHLGTIPHFLFAIVYMMLHSVCVMLQATSLNVAINSNNKGLLTIMMSNNFVELKGSVFKKFDKNNLFQLSCSDVRERFHLSVLMLIVLIQTMKEFSWKSEQFFLMIPDCMYVMFTECLVDWIKHAFITRFNELPCEVYREYTTSLAYDMTQTRQKHAFSDHSDLVARRMGFIPYPLGVILVKALYHALSFDNAGSIVILFVAFLVLLSARVLNTICALGKACDLTQKHQDEKNQSGCHPLTSTPLPNNARAGGGVGGRATSDTATSPIHRSHATQSANVTASPSGMVSTMLSPSSPQSTPMSVGKSTSSLASSVSSSSTDVLRKTSGLGATALFSNSDVDLDDVKLNDQVLNGSSTGNVDSSGSRTQKEEEENVARSVPDLQQEPGLEKTSGWHQNEPAGGEGAEGPLHPHHHHHHYVRTHKRSESEPSIQLEGGG, encoded by the exons ATGTTTCGCAAGGAtgacatttttgcaacacccCAAGAGCGCCAGCGAAAGAAGTTACGCTTTCAGGGTGACCTGGCGGCGCAATTCAATCGGGATTCCGTCGCTTCCGGGCTAAATGGAACGTCGGGCAATAATCGCATTGAGGAAGTTTCATCGGATGACGATACCAAACGGCTTCTAAATGGAGAAACGGCACCGG AGCGACCAGAACGTGGTAGTCTGTACGATTTCGTACGTATCGAACTGACCAGAGGTTACGTGCTGGAACATGACGAAGAGCGATATTCGGCACGGAGGGAAAAAATATACTCCTTCCTGAAGATTCCGCGCGAGGTGGAAAGCTTCATGCGGTACGGTGTTCTACAATGTGCCGACTCGTTCCTGTACATCTATACCTTTCTACCGATAAGATACCTTCTAGCTCTCTGGGCACTAATAACCAGACCAATTGCACGGTGTCTCGGATTTCGACGTCCGTCCCAAAGGTTGCTGGCACCGGCAGAAATTTGTGATCTACTGAAGGGCACCATTTGGATAATCTGCAGCTACACGCTGCTGTATATCGACACAAACATGCTGTACCACTTGATCAAGAGTCAGTCGATCATAAAGCTGTACATATTTTACAATATGCTCGAAGTGAGCGATCGCTTGCTGTCAGCGTTCGGGCAGGACACGATCGATTCCCTGTTCTGGACGGCAACGGAACCAAAGCACAGCAAACGACAGCACCTCGGTACGATTCCGCACTTTCTCTTCGCGATCGTGTACATGATGTTGCACAGCGTGTGTGTCATGCTTCAGGCCACCTCACTGAACGTGGCCATTAACTCAAACAACAAGGGTCTGTTGACCATCATGATGTCGAACAACTTCGTTGAATTAAAGGGCAGCGTGTTCAAGAAGTTCGACAAGAACAACCTCTTCCAGCTGAGCTGTAGCGATGTGCGCGAGCGGTTCCACTTGTCCGTACTGATGCTGATAGTGCTGATACAGACGATGAAGGAGTTCAGCTGGAAGTCGGAGCAATTTTTCCTGATGATTCCGGATTGTATGTATGTAATGTTTACCGAGTGTTTGGTGGATTGGATAAAGCACGCTTTCATCACGCGCTTCAATGAGCTACCGTGTGAAGTGTACCGGGAGTACACGACTAGTTTGGCTTACGATATGACGCAAACGCGACAGAAGCACGCGTTCAGCGATCACTCCGATCTTGTCGCCCGTCGCATGGGTTTCATACCATACCCGCTCGGTGTTATTCTGGTGAAAGCACTTTATCACGCGCTATCGTTCGATAATGCTGGTTCGATTGTCATCTTGTTCGTTGCGTTCCTGGTGTTGCTTAGTGCGCGCGTGCTGAACACAATTTGTGCCCTCGGCAAGGCATGCGATCTTACGCAGAAGCATCAGGATGAGAAGAATCAGAGTGGATGCCATCCGCTTACTTCCACACCTTTACCGAACAATGCACGGGCAGGTGGTGGAGTTGGTGGTCGAGCGACAAGCGATACCGCTACTTCTCCGATCCATCGTTCACATGCAACACAGTCAGCAAATGTGACCGCATCTCCGTCCGGTATGGTGAGCACGATGCTTTCTCCATCCTCCCCCCAATCGACACCGATGTCGGTAGGCAAATCTACAAGCTCGCTGGCAAGTTCCGTCAGCAGTAGTTCAACTGACGTGCTGCGGAAAACATCCGGCCTTGGCGCGACGGCACTGTTTTCGAACAGTGACGTTGACCTGGATGATGTTAAGCTGAACGATCAGGTATTGAATGGTAGCAGCACCGGAAATGTAGACTCTAGCGGTAGCCGTACCCAGaaagaggaggaagaaaatgttgccCGCAGTGTGCCAGATCTGCAACAGGAGCCAGGCCTGGAGAAAACATCGGGTTGGCATCAGAATGAACCGGCTGGGGGTGAAGGAGCGGAAGGACCGTTACACcctcatcatcaccaccatcattaCGTGCGCACACATAAACGGTCCGAGTCGGAACCATCGATTCAGCTGGAGGGTGGTGGGTAA